A single Echinimonas agarilytica DNA region contains:
- a CDS encoding UDP-glucose--hexose-1-phosphate uridylyltransferase, with amino-acid sequence MMTTKIEFDAVEHPHRRFNPLTGQWILVSPHRAKRPWQGQDEQVDDSVGEAHDPDCFLCAGNTRISGDVNPDYKGTFVFNNDFAALTIDSPDAPESTDPLFVCEGARGLSRVICFSPDHSKTLPELSPNAIRGVIDTWDSQITELGNDYVWVQAFENKGAVMGCSQPHPHGQIWANSFLPNEIFRKDDNLRAYYEKHGSSLLLDYALRESQSKERTVVETEYWIAVVPYWAAWPFETMLMPKQKARRMSELNEAQKDDLALALKKLTSRYDNLFKCSFPYSMGWHYAPFFEEGENIDHWQLHALFYPPLLRSASVRKFMVGYEMLAESQRDLTAEQAAEKLRAVSDIHYREQSNG; translated from the coding sequence ATGATGACGACTAAAATAGAGTTTGATGCCGTAGAGCATCCGCACCGCCGCTTTAACCCGCTGACCGGACAATGGATCTTAGTCTCGCCGCATCGTGCTAAACGTCCGTGGCAAGGCCAAGATGAACAAGTCGACGACTCTGTGGGCGAAGCGCACGATCCCGATTGTTTCTTGTGTGCCGGCAATACGCGCATTTCAGGTGATGTAAACCCTGATTATAAAGGTACATTTGTATTCAACAATGATTTCGCGGCATTGACCATTGATTCGCCCGATGCACCAGAAAGCACAGATCCATTATTTGTCTGTGAAGGCGCACGAGGTTTGAGCCGTGTGATTTGTTTCTCACCCGATCACAGTAAAACACTGCCTGAACTCTCGCCGAACGCAATCCGCGGTGTAATCGACACATGGGACAGCCAAATCACTGAGCTAGGTAACGATTACGTTTGGGTTCAAGCCTTTGAAAACAAAGGGGCTGTAATGGGGTGTTCACAACCTCATCCACATGGCCAAATTTGGGCAAACAGCTTTTTACCGAATGAGATTTTCCGCAAAGACGACAATTTACGTGCGTATTATGAAAAGCATGGTTCAAGCTTGTTGCTCGACTATGCATTACGTGAGTCACAGTCAAAAGAACGCACCGTGGTAGAAACCGAGTATTGGATCGCGGTTGTTCCATATTGGGCGGCATGGCCATTCGAAACCATGCTGATGCCAAAACAAAAAGCACGCCGTATGTCTGAACTCAATGAAGCTCAAAAAGACGACTTGGCGTTGGCGCTTAAAAAGCTAACCAGCCGCTATGATAATTTGTTCAAATGTTCATTCCCATATTCAATGGGTTGGCATTACGCGCCGTTCTTCGAAGAAGGTGAGAACATCGATCATTGGCAGCTTCACGCATTGTTTTACCCGCCTTTATTGCGTTCAGCATCAGTTCGCAAATTTATGGTGGGTTACGAAATGTTAGCCGAATCACAACGAGATTTAACCGCAGAACAAGCCGCAGAAAAATTGCGTGCAGTGAGCGATATTCATTACAGAGAGCAGTCAAATGGATAA